Proteins found in one Pogoniulus pusillus isolate bPogPus1 chromosome 36, bPogPus1.pri, whole genome shotgun sequence genomic segment:
- the CCNL2 gene encoding cyclin-L2 isoform X2 yields MNDSLRTDVFVRFQPESIACACIYLAARTLEIPLPNRPHWFLLFGATEEEIQEICLKILQLYTRKKVDLSDLESKVEKKKLAIEEAKAQAKGLVPEGAPSLDNTSGFSPIPKNESPKEVKGNKPSPLPVQAMKNAKRKTEATKRTSSNSPVNGIQKGRESRSRSGSRDQSYSRSPSRSASPKHRKSESYSTSSGSKSHSRSRSRSDSPPRQFNHSSGYKGSKVRSYKKSKDYKYSTHKGRKSRSRSSSRSRSRSRERSDHSGKYKKKSHYYRTQRHERSRSYERAAHRYDREHPGHSRHRR; encoded by the exons ATGAATGACAGCCTGAGAACCGATGTCTTTGTACGATTCCAGCCAGAGAGCATTGCCTGTGCATGCATTTACCTCGCAGCTAGGACGCTGGAG ATCCCACTTCCCAACCGTCCACACTGGTTTTTACTTTTTGGAGCAACAGAGGAAGAAATCCAAGAGATCTGCTTAAAGATTTTGCAGCTCTATACTCGGAAAAAG GTTGATTTATCTGATCTGGAAAGCAAAGTAGAAAAGAAGAAGTTGGCAATtgaagaggcaaaagcccaAGCTAAAGGTCTGGTACCTGAGGGAGCCCCAAGCTTGGATAACACGTCAGGATTTTCCCCTATCCCAAAAAATG AGTCTCCAAAAGAAGTTAAAGGAAATAAACCTTCACCACTACCTGTGCAGGCAATGAAGAACgctaaaaggaaaacagaggcaacaaaaaGAACAAGTTCCAACAGCCCAGTAAATGG CAttcagaaggggagggagagcagaagtcGAAGTGGAAGTCGAGATCAGAGTTACTCAAGGTCACCATCCAGATCTGCATCCCCTAAGCACAG GAAAAGCGAGAGCTACTCCACCTCCAGCGGCTCCAAATCGCACAGCCGCTCTCGGAGCCGCAGCgactctcctcccaggcagttCAACCACAGCTCCGGCTACAAAGGCTCCAAGGTCAGAAGCTACAAGAAATCTAAAGACTACAAATACTCCACCCACAAAGGCAGGAAGTCGAGAAGCAGGAGCTCGTCGCGCTCCAGGAGCCGCTCCCGGGAGCGCTCGGATCACTCTGGCAAGTACAAGAAGAAGAGTCACTACTACAGGACCCAGCGGCATGAGCGCTCCCGCTCCTACGAGAGGGCTGCCCACCGCTACGACCGAGAgcaccctgggcacagcaggcacaggaggtgA
- the CCNL2 gene encoding cyclin-L2 isoform X1: MAAGSGSAAAVGAVGGSGPAGPLAAGATAGGSVPVGSGAPVPGPGAVLIGDRLYSGVLITLENCLLPEHTLRFTPSMSSGLDPDTETELRVTGCELIQAAGILLRLPQVAMATGQVLFQRFFYTKSFVKHSMEHVSMACVHLASKIEEAPRRIRDVINVFHRLRHLREKKKPVPLILDQEYVNLKNQIIKAERRVLKELGFCVHVKHPHKIIVMYLQVLECERNQHLVQTSWNYMNDSLRTDVFVRFQPESIACACIYLAARTLEIPLPNRPHWFLLFGATEEEIQEICLKILQLYTRKKVDLSDLESKVEKKKLAIEEAKAQAKGLVPEGAPSLDNTSGFSPIPKNESPKEVKGNKPSPLPVQAMKNAKRKTEATKRTSSNSPVNGIQKGRESRSRSGSRDQSYSRSPSRSASPKHRKSESYSTSSGSKSHSRSRSRSDSPPRQFNHSSGYKGSKVRSYKKSKDYKYSTHKGRKSRSRSSSRSRSRSRERSDHSGKYKKKSHYYRTQRHERSRSYERAAHRYDREHPGHSRHRR, translated from the exons ATGGCGGCGGGGTCGGGCAGCGCGGCGGCTGTGGGAGCGGTGGGAGGCAGCGGCCCCGCGGGGCCTCTCGCTGCCGGTGCTACCGCGGGAGGATCCGTCCCGGTAGGGAGCGGCGCGCCGGTCCCGGGCCCCGGGGCGGTGCTGATTGGGGACCGCCTGTACTCGGGGGTGCTGATCACGCTGGAGAACTGCCTGCTGCCCGAGCACACGCTGCGCTTCACCCCGTCCATGAGCAGCGGCCTCGATCCCGACACCGAGACCGAGCTTCGCGTCACCGGCTGCGAGCTCATCCAGGCGGCCGGTATCTTGCTTCGTCTGCCGCAG GTGGCCATGGCTACAGGACAGGTGCTATTTCAACGTTTTTTTTATACCAAGTCTTTTGTGAAGCATTCCATGGAG CACGTGTCAATGGCTTGTGTTCATCTGGCATCCAAAATCGAGGAGGCCCCGAGGCGCATAAGGGATGTGATCAACGTGTTCCATCGCCTGCGGCATCTGCGTGAGAAGAA GAAACCTGTGCCTCTAATACTGGATCAAGAATATGTGAACTTGAAGAACCAAATTATTAAGGCAGAAAGAAGAGTGTTAAAGGAGTTGGGATTTTGTGTCCATGTGAAGCACCCTCATAAG ATAATCGTTATGTACCTTCAGGTATTAGAATGTGAACGTAACCAACACCTGGTCCAGACCTCATG GAATTACATGAATGACAGCCTGAGAACCGATGTCTTTGTACGATTCCAGCCAGAGAGCATTGCCTGTGCATGCATTTACCTCGCAGCTAGGACGCTGGAG ATCCCACTTCCCAACCGTCCACACTGGTTTTTACTTTTTGGAGCAACAGAGGAAGAAATCCAAGAGATCTGCTTAAAGATTTTGCAGCTCTATACTCGGAAAAAG GTTGATTTATCTGATCTGGAAAGCAAAGTAGAAAAGAAGAAGTTGGCAATtgaagaggcaaaagcccaAGCTAAAGGTCTGGTACCTGAGGGAGCCCCAAGCTTGGATAACACGTCAGGATTTTCCCCTATCCCAAAAAATG AGTCTCCAAAAGAAGTTAAAGGAAATAAACCTTCACCACTACCTGTGCAGGCAATGAAGAACgctaaaaggaaaacagaggcaacaaaaaGAACAAGTTCCAACAGCCCAGTAAATGG CAttcagaaggggagggagagcagaagtcGAAGTGGAAGTCGAGATCAGAGTTACTCAAGGTCACCATCCAGATCTGCATCCCCTAAGCACAG GAAAAGCGAGAGCTACTCCACCTCCAGCGGCTCCAAATCGCACAGCCGCTCTCGGAGCCGCAGCgactctcctcccaggcagttCAACCACAGCTCCGGCTACAAAGGCTCCAAGGTCAGAAGCTACAAGAAATCTAAAGACTACAAATACTCCACCCACAAAGGCAGGAAGTCGAGAAGCAGGAGCTCGTCGCGCTCCAGGAGCCGCTCCCGGGAGCGCTCGGATCACTCTGGCAAGTACAAGAAGAAGAGTCACTACTACAGGACCCAGCGGCATGAGCGCTCCCGCTCCTACGAGAGGGCTGCCCACCGCTACGACCGAGAgcaccctgggcacagcaggcacaggaggtgA